A region from the Solibacillus sp. FSL H8-0523 genome encodes:
- a CDS encoding dihydrofolate reductase → MISLIVAHDKNYVIGYENGMPWHLPGDLKYFKDMTMGKPIIMGRKTFESIGRPLPGRRNIVITRNDKYHAQGIETVSSLDAALALVKDVPEIMVIGGAQIFEQAMPLADKLYITLINHEFKGDTYFPRYDGWRLTSSQQAIDSGEGYTFRYCIFEK, encoded by the coding sequence CACTTATCGTCGCACATGATAAAAACTACGTTATTGGCTATGAAAACGGTATGCCGTGGCATTTACCTGGAGACTTGAAATATTTTAAAGACATGACAATGGGGAAGCCAATCATTATGGGGCGGAAAACGTTCGAATCAATCGGTCGTCCATTACCAGGTCGTCGTAACATCGTCATTACGCGTAATGATAAGTACCACGCACAAGGCATTGAAACCGTGTCAAGCCTAGATGCCGCACTAGCACTTGTCAAAGATGTCCCAGAAATTATGGTAATTGGCGGGGCACAAATTTTTGAACAGGCCATGCCTTTAGCGGATAAATTGTATATCACACTAATCAACCATGAATTCAAGGGGGACACGTACTTTCCACGCTACGATGGCTGGCGTTTAACGTCAAGCCAGCAGGCAATTGATTCAGGAGAAGGGTATACATTCCGCTATTG